A part of Fusarium graminearum PH-1 chromosome 3, whole genome shotgun sequence genomic DNA contains:
- a CDS encoding nucleolar protein NOP5 gives MSLFVLAETPAGYGLFKATDKKMLKNEELAAELGRPEKVVEMLKLKKFVKFDSAATALEEAASLKEGKVPELLSQLLDDLKSEKKASIAVADMKLGTAISNLPDLNISPVSGSNTMDLFRGIRGQMANLIPGLLEENFDRMALGLSHSMSRHKLKFSADKVDSMIIQAIKLLDDLDKELNVYAMRTKEWYGWHFPEMAKILNDNLAYARVILAVGMRTNIADCDLSEILPEEIEVSLKAAAEISMGTEITEEDLENIKLLADQVIVYSNYRTQLSSYLESRMRAIAPNLTALVGYLVGARLIAHAGSLISLAKAPGSTVQILGAEKALFRALKTKHDTPKYGLIYHSSLIGQATGRNKGKIARMLSAKAALGLRVDALGDVEDDADEEERAILGLSNRIKLENHLRKLEGKPLLPKGANVTPSGEIVGAGQFTVKETRRYNGDADGVADEETNEATPAKKIKKAKKLIEEVDEEMKDASDDDSDDAATPAKPKKLSEADYERLAEEAGISVKKFKRKYERGDVELNADGTPKVVSKKELKKLRKAAEAAEKATATPTKSQPAEETEGKKKRKHDSDDEATPKKEKKQKKKKRHSEA, from the exons ATGTCACTCTTTGTGCTTGCCGAGACGCCGGCAGG CTATGGCCTGTTCAAGGCTACCGACAAgaagatgctcaagaacGAGGAACTCGCTGCTGAGCTTGGCCGACCCGAAAAGGTCGTCGAAAT gctcaagctcaagaagttTGTCAAGTTCGACAGTGCCGCTACCGCTCTCGAAGAGGCTGCCTCGctcaaggagggcaaggtcCCCGAGCTTCTCTCCCAactcctcgacgacctcaagtccgagaagaaggcttcgATCGCTGTTGCCGACATGAAGCTTGGCACAGCTATTTCCAACTTGCCCGATCTTAACATCTCCCCTGTCTCTGGCTCCAACACTATGGATCTTTTCCGAGGCATTCGAGGCCAGATGGCCAACCTCATCCCCGGCCTGCTTGAGGAGAACTTTGACCGCATGGCTCTGGGTCTTTCTCACTCCATGTCGCGccacaagctcaagttcTCTGCCGATAAGGTCGACTCCATGATCATCCAGGCtatcaagctccttgacgacctcgacaaggagctcaacgTTTACGCCATGCGAACCAAGGAGTGGTACGGATGGCACTTCCccgagatggccaagattcTTAACGACAACTTGGCCTACGCTCGCGTCATTCTCGCTGTTGGCATGCGCACCAACATTGCCGACTGCGACCTTTCTGAGATCCTTCCCGAGGAGATTGAGGTCTCCCtgaaggctgctgctgagatCAGCATGGGTACCGAGATTACtgaggaggatcttgagaacatcaagctcCTGGCTGACCAGGTCATCGTTTACTCCAACTACCGAACCCAGCTCTCTTCTTACCTCGAGAGCCGCATGCGTGCCATCGCTCCCAACCTGACTGCTCTTGTCGGTTACCTCGTTGGTGCTCGCCTCATCGCCCACGCTGGATCTCTCATCAGCTTGGCCAAGGCCCCTGGTTCCACCGTCCAGATTCTCGGTGCCGAGAAGGCTCTTTTCCGtgctctcaagaccaagcacGACACACCCAAGTACGGTCTCATCTACCACTCTTCGCTTATCGGCCAGGCTACCGGCCGAAACAAGGGAAAGATCGCCCGTATGCTGTCTGCTAAGGCTGCTCTCGGTCTCCGTGTCGATGctcttggcgatgttgaggatgatgccgatgaggaggagcgcGCCATCCTCGGTCTCAGCAACCgcatcaagctcgagaaCCACCTCCGCAAGCTCGAGGGCAAGCCTCTCCTGCCTAAGGGTGCCAACGTTACCCCCTCTGGTGAGATCGTTGGTGCTGGTCAGTTCACTGTCAAGGAGACCCGCCGATACAACGGCGacgctgatggtgttgccgaCGAGGAGACCAACGAAGCTACCCCCGCCAAGAAGATtaagaaggccaagaagctcatcgaggaggttgatgaggagatgaaggatgcTAGCGAtgacgacagcgacgatgCTGCCACTCccgccaagcccaagaagctTTCCGAGGCCGACTACGAGCgtcttgctgaggaggccggtatctctgtcaagaagttcaagcGCAAGTACGAGCGAGGCGATGTCGAGCTCAACGCCGATGGCACACCCAAGGTTGTCAGCAAGAAGGAACTCAAGAAGCTGcgcaaggctgccgaggccGCTGAGAAGGCTACCGCTACACCTACCAAGTCTCAACCTGCTGAGGAGAccgagggcaagaagaagcgcaagcacgactcagatgatgaggccacacccaagaaggagaagaagcagaagaagaagaagcgtcaCTCTGAGGCCTAA
- a CDS encoding vacuolar ATP synthase subunit D produces the protein MEGLYYNVNNGYVEGIVRGYRNSLLTGAAYNNLTQCETIDDLKLQLGPSYGDFLASLPPNPSTSALAAKTTDKLISEFRYVRAQAVGSLATFMDYVTYGYMIDNVALLITGTLHERDTRELLDRCHPLGWFETMPVLCVATNIEELYNSVLIETPLAQYFKGSLSHQDLDELNIEIVRNTLYKNYLEDFYNFVNTHPEMAGTPTAEVMSEILEFEADRRAINITLNSFGTDLSKQDRNKLYPSFGKLYPEGTLMLSRAEDPEGVRLAVDGVHDYKSFFDAINVGGGPSGPGNMGGGAGETKTLEDMFYQKEMEISKNAFTRQFTHGIVYAWVKLREQEIRNITWIAECIAQNQKERIGNYISVF, from the exons ATGGAAGGTCTTTATTACAACGTCAACAACGG TTACGTCGAGGGCATCGTCCGAGGCTACCGCAACAGCCTTCTCACAGGCGCAGCCTACAACAACCTGACCCAATGCGAAACCATTGATG ATCTCAAGCTCCAACTTGGCCCTTCCTACGGCGACTTCCTTGCTTCTCTACCGCCTAACCCCTCGACTTCAGCTCTTGCGGCCAAGACAACCGACAAGCTCATCTCAGAATTCCGATATGTTCGCGCCCAGGCTGTTGGCTCTCTCGCTACATTTATGGACTACGTCACTTACGGCTACATGATCGACAATGTTGCCCTTCTCATCACAGGCACCCTTCACGAACGCGATACCCGTGAGCTCCTTGATCGATGCCACCCCCTGGGCTGGTTTGAAACCATGCCTGTGCTTTGCGTTGCTACCAACATTGAGGAGCTTTACAACAGTGTACTCATCGAGACCCCTCTCGCCCAATACTTCAAGGGCAGCCTGAGCCATCAGGACCTCGACGAGCTGAACATTGAGATTGTTCGAAACACACTCTATAAGAACTACCTTGAGGATTTTtacaactttgtcaacacTCACCCTGAGATGGCTGGCACTCCCACTGCTGAGGTTATGTCTGAGATTCTCGAGTTCGAGGCTGACCGCCGTGCCATCAATATCACACTCAACTCTTTCGGCACCGATCTATCCAAGCAGGACCGTAACAAGCTTTACCCCAGCTTTGGAAAGCTGTACCCCGAGGGAACTCTCATGCTTTCTCGTGCCGAAGACCCTGAGGGCGTTCGCCTGGCCGTCGACGGTGTTCATGACTACAAGTCTTTCtttgatgccatcaatgTTGGTGGCGGCCCATCAGGACCTGGAAACATGGGCGGCGGTGCTGGtgagaccaagacattgGAAGATATGTTTTACcagaaagagatggagatttcCAAGAACGCATTCACTAGACAATTCACGCACGGCATTGTCTACGCGTGGGTAAAGTTGCGAGAGCAG GAAATCCGCAACATTACTTGGATTGCCGAATGCATAGCTCAGAACCAGAAGGAGCGTATTGGCAACTACATCAGCGTCTTTTGA
- a CDS encoding 40S ribosomal protein S0 produces MAPSNLPSVMNATSQDIETLLAAQCHLGSKNLQVHMENYLWKTRQDGVNVINVGKTWEKIVLAARVIAAIDNPADICVISARPYGQRAVLKFAAHTGATAIAGRFTPGSFTNYITRSFKEPRLIIVTDPRTDAQAIKEASYVNIPVIALADTDSPTEYVDVAIPTNNKGRHAIGAVWWMLAREVLRLRGTIYNRETPWDVMVDLYFYRDPEAEAEDKVEEEKVPGADEEGPAAIESGFQASAGADWEAPASGFAGASGAAGAPGWDGAAGEEWGAAPANTEWAASAEPPKESQW; encoded by the exons ATGGCTCCCTCCAACCTGCCCTCCGTCATGAACGCCACCAGCCAGGACATCGAGACCCTGCTGGCCGCTCAGTGCCACCTCGGCTCCAAGAACCTCCAGGTTCACATGGAGAACTACCTCTGGAAGACCCGTCAGGATGGTGTCAACGTCATCAACGTCGGCAAGACCTG GGAGAAGATTGTCCTGGCCGCCCGTGTCAtcgctgccattgacaaCCCCGCCGACATCTGTGTCATCTCTGCCCGTCCCTACGGTCAGCGTGCTGTCCTCAAGTTCGCCGCCCACACTGGTGCcactgccattgctggtCGCTTCACCCCCGGTTCTTTCACCAACTACATCACCCGATCTTTCAAGGAGCCCCGTCTGATCATCGTCACCGACCCCCGAACCGACGCccaggccatcaaggaggcTTCTTACGTCAACATCCCCGTCATTGCCCTCGCCGACACTGACTCTCCCACCGAGTACGTCGATGTTGCCATCcccaccaacaacaagggtcGCCACGCTATCGGTGCCGTCTGGTGGATGCTCGCCCGTGAGGTCCTCCGCCTCCGCGGTACCATCTACAACCGCGAGACCCCCTGGGACGTCATGGTCGATCTTTACTTCT ACCGTGACcccgaggctgaggccgaggacaaggtcgaggaggagaaggtcCCCGGCGCTGACGAGGAGGGCCCTGCCGCCATCGAGTCCGGCTTCCAGGCCTCCGCTGGTGCTGACTGGGAGGCTCCCGCCTCTGGCTTCGCCGGTGCTTCTGGCGCTGCTGGCGCTCCTGGCTGGGACGGCGCTGCCGGTGAGGAGTGGGGTGCTGCCCCCGCTAACACCGAGTGGGCTGCTTCCGCCGAGCCCCCCAAGGAGTCTCAGTGGTAG
- a CDS encoding ATP-dependent rRNA helicase SPB4 translates to MATEKPKKRSPRAWDTLNPPLSEWIRDAVATMGFDQMTPVQAATLPHFMGNKDVVVEAVTGSGKTLAFLIPLVQKLLRLSEPTKKHHVAAIIVSPTRELAAQIHTVLMKLLQFHEASAEILPHLKDDDEKRPFTTVPAIVPQLLVGGTTTTVQDLRFFLRHSPNVLISSPGRLVELMSSPHVHCPQSSFEVLVLDEADRLLDLGFKPDLQKILSHLPKQRRTGLFSASVSEAVGEIIRVGLRNPVKIEVKVKIKGGGILEDRKTPASLQMTYMVKPASQKLPALAELLRQLPVRPQRSIVFLSTCAAVDYFQHILPLILPEGFALVPLHGKHAAKVREKNFNKFLSSVSPTILLTTDLAARGLDIPQVDLVVQIDAPSDPKVFIHRSGRAGRAGRKGLAVVMLHPGREEDYVQFLEIRKTPIAPLEKPTITTSEDDAAEFAKKTRDFVLTDRGLFDKAQKAFVSWARSYGAHQATSIFRAADLDWADLGNAWGLLRMPRMPELKGWTGDKMCGLEIDWDNYAYKEKTREQQRKVALEEEKSGVKKQDKSEEFKRKRKNNEAWSAKHEKEDDRVERREKRRKRRDAEATSKMTDDEKVKQMELNDLIAEVRRQNREKAAAEAAAAKQEKDGEFKGFDD, encoded by the exons ATGGCTACtgaaaagcccaagaagagaagccctAGAGCTTGGGACACTCTCAATCCTCCTCTATCGGAATGGATTCGAGATGCTGTCGCAACCATGGGCTTCGACCAGATGACGCCCGTCCAAGCTGCAACACTGCCGCATTTCATGGGAAACAAAGATGTTGTAGTCGAG GCTGTCACTGGCAGTGGAAAAACCCTTGCCTTCCTCATTCCTCTTGTTCAAAAACTTCTCCGACTTAGCGAACCTACGAAAAAGCATCACGTCGCCGCTATAATTGTGTCCCCTACACGAGAATTGGCAGCTCAGATCCATACTGTTCTTATGAAACTTTTGCAATTCCACGAGGCCTCTGCCGAAATCCTCCCGCATCtcaaagacgacgacgaaaagCGACCTTTTACTACTGTACCTGCGATTGTGCCCCAATTGCTGGTTGGAGGTACAACGACCACCGTACAAGACCTCAGGTTCTTCCTTCGACACAGCCCCAATGTTCTAATTTCCTCCCCTGGTCGACTCGTCGAGCTCATGTCCTCGCCTCACGTACATTGTCCCCAGTCCTCCTTTGAGGTTCTAGTTCTCGATGAAGCCGACcgtctccttgatcttggcttcaagCCTGATCTGCAAAAGATTCTGTCGCATTTGCCGAAACAGCGAAGAACTGGTCTTTTCAGCGCCAGTGTAAGCGAAGCTGTTGGAGAGATCATTCGAGTTGGTCTGCGAAACCCtgtcaagatcgaggtcAAGGTTAAGATAAAGGGTGGTGGTATTCTCGAAGACAGAAAGACGCCAGCTAGTCTTCAGATGACATATATGGTCAAGCCCGCCAGCCAGAAACTTCCTGCTCTTGCCGAGCTTTTGCGACAACTACCTGTACGCCCCCAACGGAGCATCGTGTTCCTGTCCACTTGCGCTGCCGTCGACTACTTTCAGCATATTCTACCTCTGATACTACCTGAAGGTTTTGCTCTGGTGCCTTTGCACGGAAAACATGCGGCTAAAGTACGAGagaagaacttcaacaaATTCCTCAGCTCTGTTTCTCCTACGATATTACTTACTACCGATCTGGCTGCTCGTGGATTGGATATTCCTCAGGTTGACTTGGTCGTTCAAATTGATGCTCCTTCAGACCCCAAGGTCTTTATTCATCGCAGCGGACGAGCTGGTCGTGCGGGTCGAAAAGGATTggcggtggtgatgttgcaccctggaagagaagaagactacGTTCAGTTTTTGGAGATCCGCAAAACACCAATCGCACCGTTGGAAAAGCCTACCATCACCACATCAGAGGACGATGCCGCCGAATttgcgaagaagacgagggaCTTCGTGTTAACCGACAGGGGTCTGTTTGACAAGGCTCAAAAGGCATTCGTGAGCTGGGCTCGAAGTTATGGCGCTCACCAGGCTACATCCATCTTCCGCGCGGCCGATCTCGATTGGGCTGATCTCGGCAATGCATGGGGACTGCTACGTATGCCCCGAATGCCTGAACTCAAGGGCTGGACAGGCGACAAGATGTGCGGTCTTGAGATCGACTGGGACAACTACGCGTACAAGGAGAAGACTCGCGAACAACAGCGAAAGGTCgctcttgaggaagagaagtcGGGCGTAAAGAAGCAAGATAAGAGCGAGGAGTTCAAGCGCAAGCGCAAAAACAACGAGGCTTGGAGCGCTAAgcatgagaaggaagacgatCGAGTGGAGCGAAGGGAGAAGCGACGCAAGCGCCGTGACGCAGAAGCCACATCCAAGATGACGGATGACGAAAAGGTCAAGCAGATGGAGCTAAACGATCTTATCGCTGAGGTCCGGAGACAAAATCGCgaaaaggctgctgctgaggctgcaGCAGCTAAGCAAGAAAAGGACGGCGAGTTTAAAGGGTTTGACGATTAG